The proteins below are encoded in one region of Plutella xylostella chromosome 13, ilPluXylo3.1, whole genome shotgun sequence:
- the LOC119692070 gene encoding uncharacterized protein LOC119692070 produces the protein MVKIGSKMTEAWKTRIEIVKGKVETILTKIKKGETEPVDYYNLKLLNELFMKETHIYMDKLTVEESRTYTEIQIEAKLLDNKNNGDPPVQHVDQLTSKLPKLELPRFNGDTLKWNEFWDRFKSSVDTQKLTKADKFSYLMASLDQEALAAIEGLDITHENYEIAVDILKDRFGKPGMVIDAHYEALLNLKSAHSPNECMNVFNEIEKHLRILKALGEDTNHNNLRRIILNKYPEDIIYELKMKVKVEEQSVDTIRKLLEQQITARVTTTKPLLSTLSFTNTTEKKQYPVKRKFPTPKVTPAKRKKRSLPCIFCDGEHFNDNCKQVVSVEDRKKKIIGRCFVCFKKDHTARDYKERRRCFYCGEIGKHNRALCNMAQKSTTLQTRSEKNKGTVLQTAIAQVRSKDGTLHKCRILLDSGSQRSYITKNLTKTIVPEIIETDHLMIYTFGLEQPKKLESPRVKIELVCDSGHSRYVIVNVVNFITQQISCFDFRQYQFGQEIIPSDDGSMGGEINLLIGNDYYFTFIKNGKLSIEENLYLIETDFGWVFSGRSPFHQEHVLSVATYMQTNLPDNLGFVQPDLPIKEGEIKQLWELESIGIRDSPKTTNEEEALRNFNSTVTFEENRYHVKWPWVQYPPNLPSNYGLAVGRLTSLLRRLDKNTLAIYDDTIQEQKSSGVIEKVKNAFENVQHPIHYLSHHCVVKKDSSTQLRIVYDASAKSKSTQSSLNECMYKGPLMLEDLTGLILRFRQHEIGILADIEKAFLQLGLQNEDRDVTRFLWVKDTTKEVTEDNLQCYRFCRVPFGIVSSPFLLNATIKSHFLKCGDETLKNVAEKIYVDNLVLGAKQQDEATGLYQKIHASLQTISMNVRQWNSNNKEFLKEIPEHLLEGKEVTKVLGLVWDTLEDTLKLKTQISNCDRDMTKRYVLQEIASIYDPCGFSSPLLLPAKEYLQRLWKLKLKWDTKLPEDLRDEWNRIASSLHQTQDIEIPRYIGATQDNAVHELHCFTDASKDAYAAAVYIKTESQDKVIVRLLMSKSKLTPLKDQDNLQIPRLELLGTLIGSRLLRYVRQHSEVPISKQYLWTDSQVVISWLRSEKLLPPFISRRVTEINKQDTQVLYVKSADNPADIATRVADFTPAKRELWFEGPQFLKNEREYKNNWAMTQNLCALEGLTQSEGYPENKSTENEDGPTLNEANVNPESLQLQQSEETITNITAKIKKEQKLHYPQECAGKSTDLSRSLGVFKDENGLLRCRGRIVLTDLPYDRKYPILLPKESSLTEEIISNIHKDNYHVGVTHTLSLIREKYWIPQGRCKVQKALKRCLQCRKYGGGPYRLPQMPDLPEERVNFTSAFSFIGLDYLGPLLVTTDKGQTEKRWICLYTCLAVRAIHLEIVKDLTAEQCTLALRRFIAERGLPRLIISDNAAQFKLTAEVMTGPYCIDNNLQWKFIPELAPWHGGFYERLVGLVKHCMKRSLDTRLLRDNELSTIVKEIELVLNTRPLTYVGAEHEHILKPLDFLRMNDCLMQTSEVPYEYREDTITKELLIKGWKRSHKLVDEFRKMFINQYLNALKERTQIRHKQPRVVSQSKPKVGDVVQIKGDNNNRSTWKIGKIILLHRGRDNEVRVATVKVGDKEYIRSIAHLFPLEIEEHEHIEKEHVSTRTESDCREETETLKTTQETEMEGRSVDMPTEIETVEPTTDQRSNSRAAARRAKEKIAQWTKELVNLICVNCIQL, from the coding sequence ATGGTAAAAATTGGCTCAAAGATGACGGAAGCATGGAAAACTCGAATAGAGATAGTCAAAGGTAAGGTAGAGACTATtcttactaaaataaaaaaaggagAGACTGAACCAGTGGATTATTACAACCTCAAGTTGCTCAATGAACTTTTTATGAAGGAGACCCATATTTATATGGATAAGTTGACAGTAGAAGAATCCAGAACTTACACAGAAATACAAATAGAAGCAAAGCTCCTcgataacaaaaacaatggtGACCCACCAGTACAACACGTTGATCAATTGACATCCAAACTACCAAAATTAGAGTTACCACGTTTCAATGGAGACACTCTGAAGTGGAATGAATTCTGGGACCGTTTTAAATCCAGCGTAGATACCCAAAAACTTACCAAAGCTGACAAGTTCAGTTATTTGATGGCATCCCTGGACCAAGAGGCATTAGCGGCCATTGAAGGCTTAGACATAACTCATGAAAACTATGAGATTGCAGTCGATATATTAAAAGATCGTTTTGGTAAGCCTGGGATGGTCATTGATGCTCATTATGAAGCGCTTCTTAACCTCAAAAGTGCTCATTCACCAAATGAATGCATGAatgtatttaatgaaataGAGAAACACCTCAGGATTTTAAAAGCTTTGGGAGAAGATACTAACCACAATAATTTAAGAAGAATTATATTAAACAAGTACCCTGAAGATATTATCTATGAATTGAAAATGAAAGTAAAAGTAGAAGAACAAAGTGTTGATACTATAAGAAAATTATTGGAACAACAGATTACTGCTCGTGTCACTACAACAAAACCTTTGCTGAGTACACTATCGTTTACAAACACTACTGAGAAGAAACAATATCCAGTGAAGAGGAAATTCCCTACACCCAAAGTCACACCTGCAAAGAGAAAGAAGAGAAGCTTACCTTGTATCTTCTGTGATGGAGAACATTTTAATGACAACTGTAAGCAAGTGGTGTCAGTAGAAGACAGGAAAAAGAAGATAATTGGACGTTGTTTTGTTTGCTTTAAAAAGGATCACACAGCAAGAGATTacaaagaaagaagaagatgCTTCTACTGTGGTGAAATCGGAAAACATAATAGAGCACTGTGCAATATGGCCCAGAAAAGTACAACACTACAGACTCGCAGCGAGAAGAATAAAGGTACTGTACTACAGACTGCTATAGCTCAAGTAAGAAGTAAAGATGGTACTTTACATAAATGTAGAATTTTACTAGATTCTGGTAGCCAAAGGTCGTACATCACTAAAAACCTAACTAAGACTATAGTGCCagaaatcattgaaacagaTCACTTAATGATTTACACCTTTGGTCTGGAGCAACCTAAGAAGCTAGAGAGTCCTAGAGTTAAGATAGAATTAGTTTGTGACTCCGGACACTCAAGATATGTAATAGTTAATGTTGTAAACTTTATAACTCAACAGATATCATGTTTTGATTTCAGACAGTACCAATTTGGTCAAGAAATAATTCCTTCAGATGATGGATCCATGGGCGGTGAGATAAATCTTCTCATTGGCAACGACTATTACTTCACATTCATcaaaaatggaaaacttaGCATTGAAGAAAACCTTTATTTAATTGAAACAGATTTCGGTTGGGTCTTCAGTGGCAGATCTCCCTTTCATCAAGAACATGTTCTTAGTGTAGCAACTTACATGCAAACTAACCTGCCAGATAACTTAGGTTTTGTTCAGCCGGACTTACCTATCAAGGAAGGAGAGATTAAACAACTTTGGGAGTTGGAATCCATCGGTATTAGGGATTCTCCAAAGACTACAAATGAAGAAGAAGCTTTAAGAAATTTCAACAGTACAGTTACGTTTGAAGAGAACAGATATCATGTCAAATGGCCGTGGGTCCAGTATCCACCAAACCTACCATCAAACTATGGTCTAGCTGTAGGAAGACTGACCAGCCTATTAAGAAGATTGGATAAGAATACTTTAGCCATTTATGATGACACCATTCAAGAACAGAAGTCATCTGGAGTGATAGAAAAGGTGAAGAATGCTTTTGAAAATGTGCAACATCCAATACATTACTTATCACATCACTGCGTGGTCAAGAAAGATAGCTCTACTCAACTGAGAATTGTCTATGATGCATCAGCTAAGTCTAAAAGTACACAATCTAGCCTGAATGAATGTATGTACAAAGGACCATTGATGCTTGAAGACTTAACTGGACTTATCTTGAGGTTTCGTCAACATGAAATAGGAATCCTAGCAGACATTGAGAAGGCCTTCCTACAACTAGGACTTCAGAACGAAGATCGTGACGTCACTAGATTCCTGTGGGTAAAAGATACTACAAAAGAAGTAACAGAAGACAACTTACAATGCTACCGATTTTGTCGAGTTCCCTTTGGAATAGTATCCAGTCCATTCCTACTAAATGCAACAATAAAGAGTCATTTTCTGAAATGTGGAGATGAAACACTTAAGAACGTAGCAGAAAAGATATATGTTGATAATCTTGTACTAGGAGCGAAACAACAAGATGAAGCTACAGGATTGTATCAAAAAATACATGCTTCCCTTCAAACAATCTCGATGAACGTGAGACAATGGAACTCAAATAACAAAGAATTTCTAAAAGAAATACCTGAACATCTACTTGAAGGCAAAGAAGTCACAAAGGTGTTAGGACTTGTGTGGGACACACTAGAAGAtacattaaaacttaaaacacaGATAAGTAACTGTGATAGAGATATGACTAAAAGGTatgttcttcaagaaataGCCTCAATCTACGATCCTTGTGGATTTAGCAGTCCTCTTCTTTTACCAGCTAAGGAATATCTACAGAGACTTTggaaattaaaacttaaatggGACACCAAACTGCCAGAAGACTTAAGAGACGAGTGGAATAGGATTGCAAGCAGTCTACACCAAACTCAAGATATTGAGATTCCAAGATACATAGGCGCTACACAAGATAACGCAGTACATGAGTTACACTGTTTTACGGATGCATCCAAGGATGCCTACGCGGCAGCTGTCTACATCAAAACAGAATCACAGGATAAAGTGATAGTAAGACTGCTTATGTCCAAGTCAAAACTGACTCCACTCAAAGACCAAGATAATCTACAAATTCCGAGGTTGGAACTATTGGGTACTCTTATTGGCAGCAGACTTTTAAGATATGTGAGACAACACTCTGAAGTACCGATATCTAAACAATACCTTTGGACTGATAGTCAAGTTGTTATAAGCTGGTTACGCTCAGAAAAGCTATTACCTCCTTTTATCTCAAGAAGagttactgaaataaataaacaagacACGCAAGTTTTGTATGTGAAATCAGCGGATAATCCAGCAGATATTGCAACCAGAGTTGCAGACTTTACACCTGCAAAAAGAGAACTATGGTTTGAAGGACCCCAATTTTTGAAGAATGAAAGAGAATACAAGAATAACTGGGCAATGACACAAAACCTGTGTGCTTTGGAGGGTCTGACCCAGTCAGAAGGATATCCTGAAAATAAGTCTACTGAAAATGAAGATGGACCTACGTTAAATGAAGCAAATGTAAACCCAGAATCATTGCAATTGCAACAAAGTGAAGAAACGATTACCAATATTACTGCTAAAATCAAGAAAGAACAGAAATTACACTACCCACAGGAATGTGCAGGAAAAAGTACTGATTTAAGTCGTAGCCTTGGTGTATTCAAAGATGAAAATGGCTTACTCCGATGCAGAGGAAGGATAGTCTTAACTGACCTGCCTTATGACCGCAAATATCCCATCCTCCTACCGAAAGAATCCAGTCTGACAGAAGAAATCATATCCAATATTCATAAGGACAACTATCACGTTGGAGTAACACATACTCTTTCTTTAATTCGTGAAAAGTATTGGATCCCACAAGGGAGATGTAAAGTGCAAAAAGCACTGAAGAGATGTTTACAGTGCAGGAAATATGGTGGAGGTCCTTACAGACTACCTCAGATGCCTGACTTACCAGAAGAAAGAGTAAACTTCACTTCAGCGTTTTCGTTCATCGGCCTGGACTATCTTGGACCTCTTCTAGTTACCACGGATAAAGGACAAACAGAAAAAAGATGGATATGCCTATACACCTGTTTAGCTGTGAGAGCAATTCATCTTGAAATAGTGAAGGATCTTACAGCGGAACAGTGTACCTTGGCACTCAGAAGGTTCATAGCAGAACGAGGATTACCACGTCTCATAATATCTGACAATGCAGCTCAGTTCAAGCTTACAGCAGAAGTCATGACCGGACCATACTGTATTGACAACAACTTACAGTGGAAGTTCATCCCAGAGTTAGCACCTTGGCATGGTGGCTTCTATGAACGCTTAGTTGGCTTGGTTAAACATTGTATGAAGAGATCGTTAGATACCCGTTTGCTGAGAGACAACGAACTGTCAACTATTGTGAAAGAAATTGAGTTGGTACTTAACACAAGACCGTTGACCTATGTTGGGGCTGAACATGAACATATATTGAAACCCCTGGACTTCCTTCGAATGAATGACTGTTTGATGCAAACTTCTGAAGTACCATATGAATACAGAGAAGATACTATTACAAAGGAACTACTAATAAAGGGATGGAAGAGAAGCCACAAACTTGTAGATGAATTCAGAAAAATGTTCATCAACCAATATCTTAATGCTTTGAAGGAAAGAACACAAATACGACATAAACAGCCCAGAGTGGTCAGCCAGTCTAAACCTAAGGTTGGGGATGTCGTACAGATCAAAGGTGATAACAATAACCGTTCTACTTGGAAGataggtaaaataatattgcTTCATAGAGGAAGAGACAATGAAGTAAGAGTAGCAACAGTTAAGGTTGGTGACAAGGAATATATAAGATCCATTGCCCATCTTTTCCCATTGGAGATAGAAGAACATGAACACATAGAAAAGGAACATGTATCTACTAGGACAGAATCAGACTGTAGGGAAGAAACAGAAACATTGAAAACTACTCAAGAAACAGAGATGGAAGGGAGAAGCGTTGACATGCCCACCGAAATAGAAACAGTAGAGCCTACTACTGATCAGAGAAGTAATAGTCGTGCCGCCGCAAGACGAGCTAAAGAAAAGATTGCTCAATGGACCAAGGAattagtaaatttaatatgtgtGAATTGTATTCAACTATAG